Proteins from one Streptococcus mitis B6 genomic window:
- a CDS encoding sodium:solute symporter yields MGTTGFTIIDLIILIVYLLAVLVAGIYFSKKEMKGKEFFKGDGSVPWYVTSVSIFATMLSPISFLGLAGNSYAGSWILWFAQLGMVVAIPLTIRFILPIFARIDIDTAYDYLDKRFNSKALRIISALLFIIYQLGRMSIIMYLPSAGLSVLTGIDINILIILMGAIAIVYSYTGGLKSVLWTDFIQGVVLISGVVVALFVLMANIKGGFGAVAETLANGKFLAANEKLFDPNLLSNSIFLIVMGSGFTILSSYASSQDLVQRFTTTQNIKKLNKMLFTNGVLSLATATVFYLIGTGLYVFYQVQNAGSAASNIPQDQIFMYFIAYQLPVGVTGLILAAIYAAAQSTISTGLNSVATSWTLDVQDVISKNMSDDRRTKIAQFVSLAVGLFSIVVSIIMAHSDIKSAYEWFNSFMGLVLGLLGGVFILGFVSKKANKQGAYAALIVSTIVMVYIKYFLPPTAVSYWAYSLISISVSVVSGYIVSVLTENKVSAPKYTTIHDIREIKADSSWEVRH; encoded by the coding sequence ATGGGCACAACAGGATTTACAATAATTGACTTAATTATCTTGATTGTTTATTTACTTGCGGTGTTGGTTGCAGGTATCTATTTCTCTAAAAAAGAGATGAAAGGAAAAGAGTTCTTTAAAGGAGATGGTTCGGTTCCTTGGTATGTTACTTCGGTATCCATTTTTGCCACAATGCTCAGTCCGATTTCCTTCTTGGGGCTCGCTGGTAACTCTTATGCAGGTAGCTGGATTTTATGGTTTGCTCAATTAGGGATGGTTGTAGCTATTCCACTGACAATTCGTTTTATCTTACCTATCTTTGCACGGATAGACATCGATACGGCATATGATTACTTGGATAAACGTTTTAATTCTAAAGCACTTCGTATTATTTCAGCACTCTTGTTTATTATTTATCAATTGGGACGTATGTCTATCATTATGTACCTCCCATCAGCTGGTTTATCAGTATTGACAGGAATTGACATCAATATTTTGATTATTTTGATGGGTGCAATTGCAATTGTTTATTCTTATACTGGTGGTCTAAAATCCGTATTATGGACAGACTTTATTCAAGGTGTGGTTCTGATTAGTGGTGTCGTTGTAGCTTTATTTGTACTGATGGCTAATATTAAAGGTGGCTTTGGTGCAGTAGCAGAAACATTAGCAAACGGGAAATTCCTTGCTGCAAATGAAAAACTTTTCGATCCTAACTTGCTTTCAAACTCCATCTTCTTAATTGTGATGGGCTCAGGTTTTACAATCTTGTCTTCCTATGCTTCATCTCAAGATTTGGTTCAACGTTTTACTACAACACAAAATATTAAGAAACTTAATAAAATGTTGTTCACAAATGGTGTCTTGTCACTTGCAACTGCAACAGTCTTTTACTTGATCGGTACAGGCTTGTACGTATTCTATCAAGTACAAAATGCAGGTAGTGCAGCTAGCAATATCCCTCAAGACCAAATCTTTATGTACTTTATTGCATACCAGTTACCAGTAGGTGTCACAGGTTTGATCTTGGCAGCGATTTATGCAGCAGCTCAATCAACTATTTCAACAGGTTTGAACTCTGTTGCAACTTCATGGACATTGGATGTTCAAGATGTCATTTCTAAAAATATGTCAGACGATCGTCGTACGAAAATTGCACAATTCGTATCTCTAGCAGTAGGTTTATTCTCAATTGTTGTTTCCATTATCATGGCTCATTCAGATATTAAATCTGCATACGAATGGTTCAATAGTTTCATGGGGCTTGTACTTGGTCTACTTGGTGGTGTATTCATTCTTGGTTTTGTTTCTAAAAAAGCAAATAAACAAGGTGCTTATGCAGCGCTGATTGTATCAACCATCGTTATGGTATATATTAAATACTTCCTTCCTCCAACAGCTGTTAGCTACTGGGCATATTCATTGATTTCAATTTCTGTATCAGTAGTTTCAGGTTATATTGTATCTGTTCTTACTGAAAATAAAGTATCTGCACCTAAATATACAACGATTCATGATATTAGAGAAATTAAAGCGGATTCAAGTTGGGAAGTTCGTCACTAG
- a CDS encoding YhcH/YjgK/YiaL family protein, with product MIISEQSDFRRYASVNKHFSKVCDFLENTNLTDLVDGKIDIDGENVFANCMTYLADGVPGDIFETHKKYLDIHIVVENTEKMAVTSPVRAQSRVPFSEEKDIAFYDSKDYQIVELLPGNMLVTFEEDLHQPKIYCNDETVKKLVIKVLNEEK from the coding sequence ATGATTATTTCTGAACAATCTGATTTTAGACGATATGCTTCTGTCAATAAACATTTTTCAAAAGTCTGTGATTTTTTAGAAAATACAAATTTGACAGATTTAGTTGATGGAAAAATTGATATTGATGGGGAAAATGTTTTTGCAAATTGTATGACTTATCTAGCTGATGGAGTTCCAGGAGATATTTTTGAAACTCATAAGAAATATTTAGATATTCATATTGTTGTTGAAAATACAGAAAAAATGGCAGTAACTTCCCCAGTTCGTGCTCAGTCACGTGTACCTTTTAGCGAAGAGAAGGATATTGCTTTTTACGATAGCAAAGACTATCAAATTGTTGAATTGCTTCCAGGGAATATGTTGGTGACTTTTGAAGAAGATCTTCACCAACCAAAGATTTATTGCAATGATGAAACTGTTAAAAAACTTGTTATCAAAGTTTTAAACGAGGAAAAATAA
- a CDS encoding Gfo/Idh/MocA family protein, protein MVNYGIVGAGYFGADLARSMNKIEDAKVVAVFDPNHGEEVAQELGSDVCASLDELVAREDIDCVIVASPSYLHREPVVKAAQHGKHVFCEKPIALSYEDCKAMVDACKENNVIFMAGHIMNFFNGVHHAKELITQGKIGKVLYCHAARTGWEEQQPTVSWKKLRSQSGGHLYHHIHELDCIQFIMGGLPEKATMVGGNVYHKGENFGDEDDMLIVNLEYSDDRYAVLEYGNAFRWGEHYVLIQGTEGAIKLDLFNTGGTLRVKGEGESHFLVHETQEEDDDRTAIYTGRGMDGAIAYGKPGVRCPLWLQTCIDKEMEYLHDIIKGGEITEEYEKLLNGVAALESIATADACTLSVKEDRKVSLSEITNA, encoded by the coding sequence ATGGTAAATTACGGTATTGTTGGAGCTGGATATTTTGGAGCTGATTTGGCTCGCTCAATGAACAAAATTGAAGATGCAAAAGTGGTTGCGGTATTTGACCCAAATCATGGAGAAGAAGTTGCTCAAGAGTTGGGATCAGATGTTTGTGCAAGTTTAGATGAACTTGTAGCACGTGAAGATATTGATTGTGTGATCGTAGCTTCACCTAGCTACCTTCACCGTGAACCTGTTGTGAAAGCTGCTCAACATGGAAAACACGTATTTTGTGAAAAGCCAATTGCATTGTCTTATGAAGATTGTAAAGCCATGGTTGACGCATGTAAAGAAAATAATGTTATCTTTATGGCTGGTCACATCATGAACTTCTTTAATGGTGTACACCATGCTAAAGAATTGATTACTCAAGGTAAAATCGGTAAAGTTCTTTATTGCCATGCCGCTCGTACAGGTTGGGAAGAACAACAACCAACTGTATCATGGAAGAAACTTCGTTCTCAATCTGGAGGACATTTGTACCACCATATTCATGAATTAGATTGCATTCAGTTCATCATGGGAGGACTTCCTGAAAAAGCGACAATGGTAGGAGGCAATGTCTATCATAAAGGTGAAAACTTTGGTGATGAAGATGATATGCTCATTGTAAACCTAGAATACTCTGATGATCGTTATGCTGTTTTGGAATATGGTAATGCTTTCCGTTGGGGTGAACACTACGTCTTGATTCAAGGAACTGAAGGAGCTATCAAACTTGACTTGTTCAATACTGGAGGTACTCTTCGTGTTAAAGGTGAAGGAGAATCACACTTCTTAGTGCATGAAACTCAAGAGGAAGATGATGACCGTACAGCTATCTATACCGGTCGTGGTATGGATGGAGCAATTGCGTACGGTAAACCAGGAGTACGTTGCCCATTATGGTTACAAACATGTATTGATAAAGAAATGGAATATCTACATGACATCATTAAAGGTGGAGAAATTACAGAAGAATATGAAAAACTTCTCAATGGTGTAGCTGCTTTAGAATCAATCGCTACCGCTGATGCATGTACTTTATCAGTTAAAGAAGATCGAAAAGTAAGTCTTTCAGAAATCACAAATGCTTAA
- a CDS encoding ROK family protein has product MKIIGIDIGGTTIKADLYDDFGTSLNQFKEIETIIDYDLGTNQILNQVCDLIGEYILNYSIDGVGISTAGVVNANTGEIIYAGYTIPGYIGVNFTSEIEKRFGLSTFVENDVNCAALGELWKGQAKDKKNVVMVTIGTGIGGSIIVNGQIVNGFNYTAGEVGYIPVGNSDWQSKASTTALIHLYQKKSLKTNQTGRTFFTDLSSGDKVAKETFEIFVENLTKGLLTISYLLNPEILILGGGILAKKDILLPEIQSSLAKNAMDNRFLPKNVVAATLGNEAGRIGAVKNFLDRISNK; this is encoded by the coding sequence ATGAAGATTATAGGGATCGATATTGGCGGAACAACAATTAAGGCAGATTTATACGACGATTTTGGAACGAGTTTAAATCAGTTCAAAGAGATAGAAACAATTATTGACTATGATTTGGGAACGAACCAGATATTAAATCAGGTCTGTGATTTAATTGGTGAGTATATTTTAAATTATTCAATTGATGGTGTTGGGATTTCCACTGCTGGAGTTGTTAATGCTAATACAGGAGAAATCATCTATGCAGGCTATACAATACCAGGGTATATCGGAGTAAACTTTACTTCCGAAATAGAAAAACGTTTTGGGTTGTCTACTTTTGTTGAAAATGATGTTAATTGTGCTGCATTAGGTGAATTGTGGAAGGGACAAGCCAAAGATAAGAAAAATGTAGTAATGGTTACTATTGGAACAGGTATAGGAGGCAGTATTATTGTCAATGGACAAATTGTTAACGGATTTAACTATACTGCTGGTGAAGTAGGCTATATTCCTGTAGGTAATTCGGATTGGCAAAGCAAAGCCTCAACAACCGCATTGATTCATTTATATCAAAAGAAGAGCTTGAAAACTAATCAAACTGGACGTACTTTCTTTACTGATTTAAGTTCTGGAGATAAAGTCGCTAAAGAAACTTTTGAAATTTTTGTAGAAAATCTAACAAAAGGTTTATTAACTATTTCTTATCTACTTAATCCAGAAATTCTCATATTAGGAGGTGGGATTCTGGCTAAAAAGGATATTTTGTTACCTGAAATTCAAAGTTCTTTAGCTAAAAATGCAATGGATAATAGGTTTTTGCCTAAAAATGTTGTGGCAGCTACATTAGGAAATGAAGCTGGTCGTATAGGTGCTGTAAAAAATTTCTTAGATAGAATTTCTAATAAATAG